The DNA segment aaatattgatctgtttctcacccacacctatcatatcgctttgtatacacacacacacacacacacacacacacacacacacttaaaaccacctgcctaatatcatgtaggttatattttatatatattttatttttgctgtacttgtactctgcacaataaagttgaatctaatctaatcttatatatatatatatttaggccTATTGACTTGGAGAATGTCATGTGACCatcaagaaaaaaacattaaaatactttccttgcaccttatAATATAtgagtataaacaacttaatcattaatttaaaaagttttcaaatacatttcttgtaaaaactatttttttaaataatatcatgaatttttgagtcaaaagtatAAATACGTTTTCTCAGGGTTATACCACATGAGCCGaacaaaatgagaattttcataaaaatgtcaaaatataagaTATCTTTTCAAAACTCcccacacagtcatgagggtatAAAGGGGtccgctctgttttatggtttttgccaacataaacaacaaaatggttaCCTACAGGTACATGTTGGTTCCACCATATGACTTTGATTTTGTGGACaaagtttttaaataatgttattttaaaacataaatgtttcactgcttatttttaaaagaaataataagaaaagattattctgcactacttctgccaatatatatatatatatatatatatatatatatatatatatatatatatatatatatatatatatatatatatattaagaatttcagcttttaatgtgtctctggatggttacaccacatgacatttttgactcTAAGCTTCAGAAAAAATATCAGAATGACTTTAAACACAAAACTTTTACTAtgcatcatagaagaggtgtattcaagtaattgttttgagtgaatggcattttttatgtatttttgaataatttaatagatctggaaaaaaaaatagcatCACATCAATGACGCTATGGTATTCAAATGGTattaaaaattaagtaataaCATTTTGTAAGACCACTATACCATTGTAACCATTAAGATATCTGTGCATCCACTGTCTGGCATGTATTATGGGCAGCCTAGTGTAAAAATAAAGGTGGAGATGAGCATCATTTTAAGAGAATTAGAGACTATAGCCAGAGCTTACAAAGTATGCAGTCAAAGACTTTGACAACAATCCACtttaaaacaagacagaaaacaaCCCACAGACTAATCAGAACAAAGCATTCAATTGTACTTTTTCATTTGAAGTAAGTGTTTGCAACTACTCTAAACAATATATACATGCACTTCCCACTGATCAATCTGAGGAAACATATTTGTTATGGAGAGAAACTAATGGAGACATTTGTTATTTGGTTGATGTCAGTGGTGATAATAACTAAGCTTTTGGGAAGTCTGATTGTTCTTAATTGAACTGAACATGAACATTAGCCAGATCATTAGGACGTTAGTAAAGAATGCCGTCATAGTTTCTTGGTACGTTAAAAAACTGGGTAAAATAACAGCATTATCTCTGTCCTGTGTTGTAGAATCACATGCTGGTTCGTTTTGCCAATATAAGGACACATCAGACACGTAACGCAGATACACTACAGAGCTCTTCATTGGCCtaattttcctttattttgatTGGTTCAAATGACCAAGGGGACACACGAGCGACAGTTCAGCTGTGCAATAGAAAAACTGTAAACATATTGAAATCCCGCCCCTTTGCCCTCTAAATGGTTAGTGATTATGTCAGTCTATTTTTCTAGTTCTCATTATCCTCAGAATAGGGCggtacattgtttgttgttgttttagtgggAGAAGTGGACCAGTCGACGTTTTCAACACAGAAGGGGGTTTATAAAGTTTTTGCGTTTGGGAGACTAACATAGACACAGTTCTGACAAGGGCATGTAATCTTCGTCCAAGAAGGGTGACAGGCCAGGCGCAATATTGATTCCTGAATCTATCAGTTGTATTAGAGgtatgttttgtgtgtttacCATAAGGGTTAAGTAAGAAGTCCAGTCAGTCGATTGTCTGAATCGTGTGGATATGTGGTGGATTAAAAGTTCAAACAGCAACCCAACAGATGCCCGCGATACATTCACTTTTGTTCGCTGAATGAGGATTGTACGGAAGAGCAGATCAGGTTGTGTGAGAACTAGTAGTGGGTGAACTCACGGCCTGGCGTCAACAGCATTTGTTATCGGCGCCGTTATCTCACATTATTATCATGTACTTTCTGACGCGAGCaggttattgttttttattactaAAAGCTGAGTTTGTGGAAATTGTAAGTTTGCTTAGAGCAGGCAGTAGTGGGGAGAACATGTTTTCGCACTGCAGCACTCTGTTGCAACTTGAAAACCGTCACCAACGACAATCAATGCACACAAAAGCCTGTTGGCCTCTAAAGTACTTTAAACTACTGGAAATCCTTACAAAATTGCTTGTGGCTGTACCATGGTATAGTGATGGTATCAGACAACAAAAACCATGTTACTGAATATTGACTATATtcatatatcatggtatttaaacaaagtacttcaaagaatggtacttttttgttaatgAACATTCACGGTTACTGCGATATCAATCAACGGTTTTAGTagtaaaatacaaatacagtagCACGTGTTTGTGAGGGATGTAGTGAAAAAGCCACCAGCAATGGTCTTTTGCACATTAAACAAGCTATTTAgagtaaataaaaaagaaaccaaCAGGGCCGAGTTACATATGACTCAGAAGTCATAGTAAATGGGAATAAATGCAAACCCACTCTGAATTCCCTACATCATGCAGACATGCTTTGTTATGAAGCAAGCATTTCTGTTCTGATGGAACTGGTGTGCATTTCTGCATGATGTATCATCCCTCTACAGGATATGAGTGGATCTACTGGGGGGTATTCAACTTTCAGGAAATGTTAGTAGTCATAGCAgcttactctctgaacataacctgctccggAGTAGGTTATTTTCCAGAGTTAGTTTAAGGTAGATGTTAGTACATTTCAGAGGCTATCAGCGCAGTGTGTCAGATTACAcacaatattatacttttaaagcaatattatgGTAAACTGCAATCTTTACATCACAAATCTTCTTTTCTCCAACATTTCCAGTCTGACACtgcagatttgcattcaaaagtgaacaaactgtacattgtgctttaacttttaatgggaaggttttaatactgtaatattttttaacgcagaacacattggaaagtcccccacactcttcactgtgaagacagggctttatgtatttatatttagctcttctaataaataatttttattctataaatttcatagaataaaattattatagcacccacattctatttacagttccttcagtcaatgaatattaatgatatttataaaataacattCCATAGTATCAATATGTAGGTAATGTATGCCAGttaaaagcttaagcaattaatcactcGTTATTCTTCTTTactaactagataatatgtgatAATTTCACAATTGCCCTCATTTAGCTGGTGGTCaggtgattcaatgaaaagatgtatctttctgatgctcaACTTCCTCTACTCCATCAGAAACTATACATGGTCCATccctaaattacatttttgttctgtATTTCAATAGGGACCTTTTACAGCTTCCTATTAACAAGGAAGAGATGAGTTACTTTTCCCTAATGCTGAGATTATGAACATCTATATTGTATAgtcagacacatgatcttcaattaaaacaacaCCATTTCATCCTGTACCAAGTTGGTGGAGGCAGATGGACCCTACTGTACATGACAACACAACATGacaagttttaatgccacatcaaatgagaaaagaacacaatggacatgtAACTCCTATCACTGTCCACCACTGTTACAGCACAATATATGTACCAAATTTGTTGACCGTAGGTGaaaaagggggtgctacagaggccccATTACATGCCCATGTTtaagggggcgctacagagcccccctacaCGCCCCAACTACAACTTTTGTCCAGGCCTTATGGCCGACAACTCtgttgtgtgtgcaaaatttcattagGTTTTAAGCATGTTAAGTGCCCCAAAAGCACgcaaaaccttgaaaagaataataataataattcttagaagaacaatagggtcttcgcactttcagtgcttgggccctaacaaGCAGTTATACAGGCATCACTGTCATTAGAATATTCATTTCCACAGTTATGGAAGATGCTAAACCATTTCCCATGACCATCAGTGATGAAAATATGATGTCACAAATGTAAAACTAATGTATGATTTACTATTGCTGGTAAATGTTGAGGCAAATGTTGTGACGATATAATGCCACATAAAGTTATCTGACCCAGGTATGTTGTTTCTCTATCAAATATACGTATATAGTTCAGCTAATAGATTTGACAGAGCtaatatgtattttaaatgtgctCATATTGTTTCAATTGCACCTTGTAGCACAAGTAATGTGTAGAAACAGTACAGCTGTTTTGACTTATATTGTAATAGTCAGGACTCTGGACATGCGTAAACAACATCTGGACTGAGGGCAAAGGAGAGGAAGAGCCCCTGGTAGGATGGCACAACTCCCAGAAAGTTTGCTGAAACAGAATCAATTCCCTACATGCAGCATTTCTGCATTATGTAACGTCCCTCTACAGGATATGAGTGGATCTACTGGGGGGTATTCCCAATTGTAGAGCATCTGAGTGACTGATTCAGATAAGAAGTGTGTCTGAATTCATTAATGGCCATCTTGTATTGGATCTTAAAACCATGCTGCCTGTTTTTGAATGATATTACTACTGAGGTGGTTGGTAAATAgtaacatataatatatatttttgtaattatataataGGAACATGTCCATTTGTTGTATTTTTGAGCTTTTTGCCTTTAAATtcatagagaaagtgagaggagGTAGGAAACGATGGGGAGAATAGTGGGAAGTTGGctcagaaaattacattttaaaagttgggTTGAACGTGTATACAGTAAGCACCATAGAGCACTAAGTTGGATCATTTGCACTTCCCTCCAGCCCCATCTCCAACatcaaatttgcattttattgtagtTTTTCAGGCGCCTCCAGACTTTTATGATGCAAATTGCTGTGTGAGTGTAAATAGTCACtcaaacagtcattttaaatatgtttttttttttttcatgtttgttgataTTATTGTTCATGTGTTTTGCTCTTAGATGTCTAGCCAATATCAGCAAAGTGTTCCACTGGAGGTCAGGAGAGCGGAAGGGGAGAGAGTCCGCGCCAAACATCCGGATAAGATTCCAGTCAGTCTCACTGTTGGAAACAACAATAACACCTGTGTTACATTCCAGCTTCATAAAATATTAGGGGGTTCAGTGCATATATACTGAAGTGTCATATATTGTAATGAatgaatgtttattttgtttatctcATTAGATAATAGTGGAGAGAGCTGCAAGATCCCGAGCTCCTGAACTTGACAAAAAGAAATACCTTGTTCCTTCAGACCTCACAGGTGACCACTCTTATTCTGTGTATCCCATGTATTGCTCCACAGTACATTGCTGATCCAATAATAAGaaccgccgctccctatatgcatataaTGCAGTCTGTGTTAGGCACCGGCtacccttactcgcatgttatacatTATTCGACTGCCTTGCGCTTGCACTTTCTCAACCCCCCCCCCTTATGCAATAATTCCAGACTTGAGCTACCGTCTCAACTCTGACCCTAAACTTCCTCATTCCTGTCATCCTCTTAAGGAAGAAATGAAACTATTTACAAATTAAGTTTTGATATAAATAAATCAGTTTCTGTTATTCTGTCCCTCTCCCTCTTTTTTTCTAAAGTCGGGCAGCTTTGCTTCCTGATCAGAAAACGGGTGTCTATGAGGCCAGAGGAAGCTCTCttcttttttgtaaaaaattccCTCCCTCCATCCAGTTCCCCCCTGTCTGCAGTGTATGAGGTAACTCAAGCACCCTTTCTCTTTGCTAGTGCTGAGGAGTATACAGATTCTATAGCTATAACACATTTTATGTACTGTAAAATTTCTATACAAAGAACTTTAAAATCACAAAATGgccattattatatatttatattcagtcatttagcagatgcttttgtccaatgcgacttacaaatgaggaacattcaAGCATTTTGTCATATAAGAGCCGACAATATCAGCAAATCGAGTTTGAAAAGTGAGCTGCTGTATATACAAactatgctatatatatatatatatatatatatatatatatatatatatatatatatatatatatataaaaaattcaaactacatttaacctTTCAGAGCAGTCTGACCAATATTTctgacaaacaatattttgactttgcagccactttttgtat comes from the Myxocyprinus asiaticus isolate MX2 ecotype Aquarium Trade chromosome 15, UBuf_Myxa_2, whole genome shotgun sequence genome and includes:
- the LOC127452986 gene encoding gamma-aminobutyric acid receptor-associated protein-like 1, which codes for MSSQYQQSVPLEVRRAEGERVRAKHPDKIPIIVERAARSRAPELDKKKYLVPSDLTVGQLCFLIRKRVSMRPEEALFFFVKNSLPPSSSPLSAVYEEHHEEDLFLYMTYSNESVYGA